One Stratiformator vulcanicus genomic window, ATATATTTGCGATACTCGTCGAGCGTCGTCGCACCGATGCATTGCAACTCGCCGCGCGATAACGCGGGCTTGAGTACGTTGGACGCGTCGATGGCGCCTTCAGCACCGCCAGCTCCGACGAGAGTGTGAAGTTCGTCGATGAACAAAATCGTATTCTTCGCGCGGCGGACTTCATTCATCACCGCTTTGATGCGCTCTTCAAACTGCCCGCGATACTTGGTGCCGGCGACCATCATGGCGAGGTCGAGCACCACGATGCGGCGGTCACGGAGCAGTTCTGGAACGTTGCCGTCGACGACCATCTGGGCAAACCCCTCGACGATCGCGGTCTTACCGACGCCCGCTTCGCCCAGCAGAACCGGGTTGTTCTTCTGTCGGCGGCAGAGAATCTGCGTGACGCGTTCGATCTCGTGTTCGCGACCGATGACCGGGTCGAGCTTGCCCTGCTTGGCGAGTTCGGTCAGATCGCGACCGAAGCTGTCCAGAGCCGGCGTTTTGCTTTTACCCGATCCTTTCGAAGACGAACTTCCGCCGCCACCGCCCCCGGCTCGTTCCCCGCCTTCGGTACCTTCGATGCCGTGGCCGAGTAGATTGAGAACTTCGTCGCGGACGTCTTCGAGTTTGAGACCCAGGTTCATCAAAACCTGAGCGGCGACGCCTTCCTGCTCACGCAGCAGTCCCAGCAGCAAGTGCTCGGTGCCAACGTAGTTGTGGTTGAGGTTGCGAGCCTCTTCCATCGCGTATTCGATGACCTTTTTGGCCCGCGGCGTTTGCGGGAGCTTGCCCATCGTGACCATATCGGGCCCCGACTGGACGATCTTCTCGACTTCGAGGCGAATCTTTCGCAGGTCGACATCGAGATTCTTCAGAACATTCGCCGCGACGCCGGAACCTTCTTTGACCAGACCGAGCAAGATGTGCTCGGTGCCGATATATTCGTGGTTAAAGCGTTGGGCCTCCTGATTGGCCAACTGCATTACCTTCCGGGCACGGTCGGTAAATCGTTCATACATAGGGGTTTCTCCTTGAATCGGCCGCTGTGAACCGTCGCGGGGCGTTCGTGTTCGAACCGCTCCGGCGAGAGACTTCGCCGGGCCGGACGACTTCATGACTGCTTATTTGACAGGTGATCGCTTCCGAAGACTGTGACGCAAACGGTATGCCCTTCCGGCAAACCCGCCTGCAGATGCCTGAAGTCGGCGTCCTGTTTATCTTAGACCGCTCCGGCGACGCCGCGGCAGAATTTCCGCAGACGAGGGGCAGTTGGAGCGAAGCAATGTCGACAAGTGCAGCCGACTTGCGAGGATAGGGCCGAAAAACGATCGCCCCCCCAACGTGGGGACACCGCGCGATCGGTGGCACCCGACACTCCGTTTTTCGTAGTACAATCATTCCATTAATCCCAATCCTCATGATGCTACTTCCGCATGGCCGGGCCGACAACTGCGTAACCCCGGTTCCTCGGAATTGCGTTCGGCCCCGGAGACCGAATTGAAGCGAATTCATTTTACCAGTGCGGCCCAGCGTATTTTCGATGCCGCATCGTCCTACACGATCCTCAGGCGGGGCTCCGTCGTGGAGCCGTCCGACCTGTTGGCCGCGCTTTTTTCCGACGAATCGGCCGGGGCGGCGCTTCTCGGCGAGATCGGTTTTCCTCCACCATCAACGCAAACGGTCACGACGGTCGAAGCCAGGACCGCGGCCGACACGCTCCCGATCCCCGAGCCGTCGGAGACGACCGATCGCATCAGAGACCGCGCGATCGCTCTGGCCCGTCGATTCGGCGGGCGAGAGGTCAGCAGCGAACACCTCGCCGTCGCCCTGCTCGAAATCGAGTCTCCGATTCGCGATACGGCGAACTCGGCAAGGCTCGACCCAGACACGGTCCGCGATCGGCTGGACGAATCGATCGCGATGGGAGAAGTCGTCGAGGTCGATTTTCAGTTGGACGTTGATGGCCCGCACTCGCCGGAAAGCCCGACCGACGATTCGATCTCCCTGCGCCGCGAATCTCGACGTACTGAGTCGGTTGATCTGTTCGATCCCGCCGTCGCGCGGATCATCGACGCGACGGCGAATCGCTGCCGTGAGGGACTCCGCGTGGTTGAGGACTTCGCAAGATTTGTCCGCGACGATCCGTCGGCCACCCAATCACTCAAGTCACTACGTCACGGTTTCGCCGAGGCAATGAACCTCATTCCGACCGAATGGTTGCTGTCATCGCGAAACACCGGCGGAGATGTCGGGACATCCATCACGACCGAGGCGGAACGATCACGGTCGTCGCCAGAGCATGTGGCGGCGGCAAGTTTAAAGCGGGTGCAGGAGTCGCTGCGCAGTCTGGAAGAATACGGCAAACTCATCGATCCCCGGTTTGCGGAGTCGATCGAGCGACTGCGCTATCGCGCGTATGAAACCGAGCAGCAATTGATCGTGCCGACCACTCCGGGCGGGGAGCTGTCCGCGGCACACCTCATGCTCTTACTGCCCGCCATGTTGCCGGGTCGAGACCTTACTCAAGTTGCTATGCAGGCAATCGCGGGCGGGGTCGACGTGATTCAGTTGCGTGACAAAAATGCGAATGATCATGTGCTGCTTGAAGCGGGTCGGATCTTCCGCGAATTAACCCGGAACCACGGGATCCGATTGATTATGAATGATCGACCCGATGTTGCGGTCGCCATCGAAGCAGACGGCGTTCATCTCGGGCAGGACGACCTGCCGATCAAAACGGCTCGTAGAATTATCGGACCGGACCGAATAGTCGGCACATCGACGCATTCGATCGAGCAAATTCAACAGGCTGTTCGCGACGGTGCCGACTACGTCGGCGTCGGGCCGACATTCGCCTCGACGACGAAGCACTTTGCGGAGTTTACCGGTGTGGAGTTGCTCCGGGCAGCCGGAGAAGTCGCATCCATACCGATGTTCGCAATCGGCGGGATCGATGCCGGCAACGTTTCTGAGGTTGCCGCTGCGGGCTTCGGACGCGTTGCCGTCAGCGGCGCGATCTTAAACGCCGATGACCCTCGGCAAGCGGCGATGAACATCAGGGCGGCGCTTGACATGATCGAATAAAGAAAGCCCACGGGTTGCAACCCGTGGGCTTTCGATTTTTTCTTGAGCGCGTCGCATCATGATTAGAGCTTAATCAAAATTTTGGGACTTCCATCACGCTCGGGACGGGGTCGCAAAGCCACGTGCGGCGAGTCGGTCTCTCCGGCGACACTTCACGCGGAAATGAAATGGATTCGGCAATCAGAACCTCTTGACCAGACCGAGAGTCTTTCGCCATCTTCGCGCCGAAGTTCTTGGCGAGCTTCGCAATCTCAGGATCGTTTCGGTCGTTAAAACTGCCGACCGTCACGAGAGAATAGTGCTTGTCGTGCCAGACGTAAGCCGGAATCTTATAGTCACTCCGCAAGGCCCGCGTCATCTGCTCCGCATCCTGTGCGATTAAGTCTTCCGTGCGTGACCACGGTTTCGTAATTGCCGTTTGTATGTCTCGCACGGAAGGCAAGAAAGTGGCATAGCCGTCATTGTCCGTCGTTCCCCCGATTTGTTGAATTTGGTCATCGGAAAACATACGGCGTCCGCTGATCCCGTTCTCTGTCGGGTCAAACGACTTGTCGCGATGGGCGTAGATCGACTCGGCACGCGACGTCGCGATGACGAGCGTGTACTTGCCCTGATTCTTAAGCAAAGAAATGTCTTCGGCGACGTCGTAATTAAGTTGCTTCAGTAAGGTTTCATCCGAGTCATGCGCCAGCGTTTGGGCATTTTGCATCGGATTGACCGTCAGAAACGCACCGCCGAGCGGCCCCTTCTGACCGGGCGTCGGCTTATAGAGTCCGCCGTTTTCGAGAATCATAATGTCGACCGATTTGAATCGCTGGCCGTTCGTCAAAAACTTCGGCTCAAACCCTTTGATCCACTCCAAGGTGCGGTGAGCAATTTCGCCACCGCCACGTGAACGGTCATCGGGTCGGCTCGATTTATAATTGCCGGCGAGAACACACACGCCACCTTCAAATGCTTTATAAAAAGCGGCGAAGCCCGGAGGGGGCGCGACGTCATCGGCCCGCTGATACTTGTTCTTCACTTCAAACACGTAGGCCGGCACGCCTTTGGTTCGCAATTCGAAAACCAATTCGTCCGCGGCCTGTCGTGGGGTCATCCCTTTGTTCGACTCCTGCCCGGATTGCCGATACGTGTCGACGATATCAGCCGTCTTTTCCGGCTTGCGGAAGGCCGCCACCATGACCATCCAAGGGCCGTGCTTGGGCGTCAGCTTGTAGTCATATCCGCGAACCGCGTGTATTTTTCCGGCTTGCGCGTCGGCACAGACCGAGACGACCAACATCAATGCAAACAAAGTGACTGTACTGCGTCGAAAACCCACGGCTCGACTCTCCTCGCTCACCGAACAACGGACGCGGTCGATTTGACAAAAATCGCGACGGTCCTTGAAATTATTTCAAGTTCCGCCGGGTTCTAGAAAACCTTCCGAACCGGGTCCAGAGCGATTCGCCGAGTCACCTCACTGTTCAGCAAGTTTAGCCGCGACCGCCAGGGAAGCGCTCCTTCACGGTCGTTGCTAAGCGGAACATCAGGCGCCGGGGAATGATCCGCCTAATTCATGCCGCTGCAGTTCGGTCAGGGCCACGATGCCGCCCTCGGCGAGATCCAGTTGAGCTTCGAGCACTCCGCGGGGAAATGCCTGCCCTTCAGCGGTCCCCTGCACTTCGACGTAGGTGCCGACCCCGGTCATCACGACGTTGAGATCGACGTCTGCGGTGCTGTCTTCGTGATAATCGAGATCGAGGACCGGCTTGCCGTCGACCACGCCGACACTGATCGCCGCGATGCTGCCCTTGAGAATCGGCCGGTCGACAAGGGGATCGGGCAACGTCGCGATAGCCGCACACAGGGCCACAAATCCGCCCGTGATACTGAGCGTCCGCGTCCCGCCGTCAGCTCGAAGCACGTCGCAATCGATGACGATCGTCCGTTCGCCGAGTGCCTCGAAATCGACGACCGAACGCAGGCTGCGACCGATCAGCCGTTGAATTTCGGTCGATCGTCCATCCGCACGGCGAGCCTTACGCGGGGCAGTACTGCCGGGAAGCATCGAATATTCCGCGGTCACCCATCCGGAAATCGGTTCCTTGCCTTTTTTCCAAGGCGGGACCGATTCTTCGATACTGGCGGTACACAGGACGGTCGTCTGTCCCGCCGAAATCAGCACGCTGCCCGGCGCAGCCGAGTCGAACGGCCGTTGAATCGTGATGGGCCGCAACTCGTCCGCTCTTCGTCCGTCGTGTCGCATCGTTGAAGTCTCGCATGGCGAAAGGTCGCTTCGGGTCGCCGAGCATAGGCTCGCAAGCGAGAAGGGAGAAGCGAGTCGCACACCAGCCCGCAACGCAAGCAAGAAATTAAAGCATCAATGTTTCGCGACTCGCGCATTCGCCCAAGTGAAATCAGACTGCGAATCACGCGTCACCAACCGCAATACGCGTTGCATCGCATCCCCGAACGCATCGCTCTACAATTCGCTCCGCGCGATTGTCTCTTGGGAAACGGGCCTTGGACGGCAGACTCAGCAGTTCATCGAGCAAGATTCTGCTCGGTACTCTCCTCTTCGCGCTTTTTTGCGCGATCGCGGTGTACGTGTACGTCACGGCCGGTTGGTCGGTCCTTGATGCGCTCTACATGGTCGCGATCACGATTTCGACCGTCGGCTACGGCGAACCGGTCGATACATCCGCACAGCCGTACGTCCGGGCGTTCACGACTTTGTTCGCCCTTGTGAGCACCATCGCAACGGTCTACGTGATCGGCGGCCTGGTGCAGATGGTGGCCGAGGGCGAATTCAACCGGGCAATGGGGGCCAGACGAATGACGACGGGAATCGGAAAGCTGAGCGGACATGCGATCATTTGCGGGTACGGTCGCGTCGGCCAGATCCTCGCCCGCGACCTGAGACAATTCGGAATTCCGTTCGTGATCGTCGATCTCAACGCCGAGCGGCTGCACGACGCCGAAGCCGGGGGCGATCTCGTGGTGATCGGGAATGCGAGTGAAGAGGAAACGTTGCAGGCGGCCGGCATCGAGCGGGCCCGATATCTCGCGACGGTCCTGCCCGACGATGCCGCGAATGTCTTTATCACGCTGACCGCCCGCGATTTGAAGTCAGACATTTTCGTGATCGCTCGGGCCGAAGACCCTTCGACCGAAAAGAAACTCAAACGCTCCGGGGCCGATCGCATCGTTTTGCCCGCGCAAATCGGGGCGACGCGAATCGCGAGTCTGATCGCCCATCCGAGCGCCGAGAGTATCCTTTCGGACGACCAGAGCGTCGACGAGTTCAACAACATGCTCGGTACGATCGGACTGTCGATGGCCGAAATTCCGATTCCGCTCGAATCGGAATTTGCGGGTCGCCCTTTGGCCGAGGTCGAAATCGCCGGCGGCATCGGCTTTCTGATCGTCGCACTGCATCGCAAGTCAGACGGAGCCATCATCCGCCAGCCCGAAGGCAAGACCATCCTCGAAGCGGGCGACAGCCTGATGGTGCTCGGTTACAATGCCGCGCTGCCGAAGCTCAGTCGGCGAGCACAAAGTGACCATCGCATCCGTTACCGCGGCGCTGCGATGGATAATAATTGAGGCGAAGAATCGTTTCGACAAGCCCGCAGCGCAAGTAACGGACCTCTGGGCAGGACTCGCCAACTACGTCATTATTCGCTCGCGCCGCGAGCTTTGAATTCAATCCAGAACCTGAAGTCTTCAACATGAACGTTATGTCGCGACGCGCTCTGCTGCTCGGTGTCGGTTGCCTGTTTGCCATCGGTTGTGCCGGCGAATTGAGTTCCGAGGGGCCGCGCCCGCCGCTCGCAGAGCCCACGCTGACTGAACCCGCGTCCGGCGAGACCTTTCAGGCTCTCTTCAAGACCACTCAAGGGGAGTTCGTGATCAAGGTGCATCGCGATTGGTCGCCCAATGGTGCCGAGCGGTTTCACGAACTCGTCAAGAGCGGCTTCTTCGACGACCAGCGGTTTTTTCGCGTCGTTCCCGGGTTCATGGTCCAATGGGGCATCCCGGGGGATCCCGACGTCGCGGCAAAGTGGGCTGACAAAACGATCCGCGATGACCGCGTCAAACAGTCGAACAAACGCGGCTTCGTCACGTTTGCCAAGTCGGGAGCCCCGAACTCACGGTCGACGCAAATTTTCATCAATTTCGGAAATAACTCTCGGCTCGACGGGGACGGATTCTCACCGTTCGGTGAGGTCGTCCGGGGGATGGACGTCGTCGATTCCCTCTACTCCGGATACGGTGAAAACCCGCGCAATATGAACGTGCAAGGCAATTTGCGGGAATTCGGAAACCAATGGCTCGACATCCAGTTTCCGGAACTCGATCACATTGAATCGGCCCGAATCATTACCGAGAACGGCGAGCCGGCCGAATCGCCGGGGGCCTAATCAACAGCCGGGCCATTCAATCCCGGCCTTCGTCCGGATCGACGGCGGAGGAGGATTCGGGCACTTCGCTGTGACCGCGTGTTTGGTGGAACACGGCCTTTTTCTCACCCGGCAGGGTGAAATCGAACCCGCAGCCGCGGAAGAACTCTTCCGACGAGGTGATCGCCATGACTTCAAGAATTTGCCGGTCTCGGGCCAGGTCGACGCAGTGAGCGACGAGTCGCTTTCCAACGCCGAGGCCGCGTAACTCAGCGCTGACGGCAAGGCTGCGGATTTCGGCCAGTTTCCGAGAGTAGACTTCGAGTGCAGCGAACCCGACGATGCGATCTTCCGTCTCGGCGACAAAACCGGTTCCCACAAGCTGATCAAGTTCTTCCATCGTCCGTTCCAGCAGACGCCCCCCGGCCACGAAGGGCCGGAGAAATGCGTGAATCGAGGCGATATCCGCCGCGGTTGCTTGGCGGACATCGAATTCGATCGCGTCTTGGCGGGAAGAATGACTGCTCATTCCCAAAGTTTAGTCGCTATCAGCGCCCCTTGAAACTTGCGGCCGACCATCACCCGGCGCTAGGCTGAGCATCTTAGTGGATTCCCCAGTGCTCATTGTCGAAACGACGGCTTTATTGTCGCCGAACCGGTCAGCCACTCACCAGTCGTCTCGGACGACGCACTTCCATGTCACAACACGATTCCGACATGCGTCGCCTTCCACGTAAACCGCTCGTCGATGCAGTCTCGCGAGTGCTCGTCCGGCAGGGGATGTTTGCCGCCGACGCCGGTGTTTCGGCCGAGAGGCTCTTTGATCTGTTGGCGGTCGGAGTGGACGGTATCGAGTGGTTCGGAGGATTGATCAAGAAAATCGAACTGGGGGAAATCGACCCCCGCGGGCAACTCGTGCAGGAGGAAAAGACTGGCGACAGCGGCGTCGTATTCGACGCCGGCCCCCTGTTCCCGCCTGCCGCGTTGACGAAGGTCTGCAAAGCCATCGAGCGATCGGCCGCGACGACGGGCAGCGCCGCCGCCATCGTTTCCATGCGGAACCGATTCGGTCCGGCTTCGCCGTTCGACCTGTTGCCCTACTGCTCGTTGATCACCGACAGCCGATTCATCGGCTGGGCGTCATCTCTGGCCGGTGAAGTCGACGATCCGCCCACCCTGTTTACCCTTCGGCGGACCGATGACGAACTCGTCGCTGTTGATCTGCAACGATTTGATATCGACACGTCGAACCTGCCGCACCTGGCGATCGAGTCGCTGGTTCGAATGCTTGACGATATCGGCTTGGAAGACGTTTATGCGGCTCGCCAAGAAGACGATTCGGCTCCGTCGGTATTGCTCGCCGCTCTACCAAAATCGGAGTTCTCGGCGCTCGCGGAGGCACTCGAAGACTGCGAAAGCAAAGTTATCCCCGCCGAGGATGACCCCATCCCGATGAACGACTTTCGCCGCACGTCGCTGCGGTCGATGCTATCGTCGCACGGCGTCCAATTAGACGAATTCTTCGACGGGTGACGCGGGATTGGTCCCTTTCTCGCCTGAATTATAGCTCCAACACCCGTCGAATCTCTTCTTCGTTGACGGGCCGAATGATGCCCTTCTCTGTGATAAGGGCTTCGATTAACGACGCGGGGGTGACGTCGAAGGCAGGGTTGTAGGTATTGACCTGCTCGGGGGCCGTCCGCTTCCCAAAGCCCATCGTGATTTCGTCCGACTGCCGTTCCTCAATGGGGATTTCATCACCTGTGGACAGCGACATATCGAACGTCGATGACGGAGCGGCGATATAGAACGGAATATCGTGCTGCTTGGCGAGCACTGCGACGGAATAGGTTCCGATCTTGTTGGCCGCATCCCCGTTGGCCGCGATTCGGTCGGCACCGGTCACGACCGCTTTGATTCGGCCTTCCTTCATGACCTGCCCGGCCATGTTGTCGCAGATCAGCGTGCAGGGGACATCCCGCTTCATCAGTTCCCACGCCGTCAGACGCGACCCCTGAAGCAGCGGGCGGGTCTCGTTCGCGTAAACGTGAATCGGCTTACCGGAGGTCACGGCGGCGAAAATCACCGACAACGCCGTGCCGTCGCCCGCCGTCGCCAGCCCCCCGGCATTGCAGTGGGTCATCACACCGCCGTCTGTCGGCAACAATTCCGCGCCATGTCGGCCGATCGCCGCACACATCTCGCGGTCTTCGTGTTCAATCGCCCTCGCT contains:
- a CDS encoding thiamine phosphate synthase — its product is MKRIHFTSAAQRIFDAASSYTILRRGSVVEPSDLLAALFSDESAGAALLGEIGFPPPSTQTVTTVEARTAADTLPIPEPSETTDRIRDRAIALARRFGGREVSSEHLAVALLEIESPIRDTANSARLDPDTVRDRLDESIAMGEVVEVDFQLDVDGPHSPESPTDDSISLRRESRRTESVDLFDPAVARIIDATANRCREGLRVVEDFARFVRDDPSATQSLKSLRHGFAEAMNLIPTEWLLSSRNTGGDVGTSITTEAERSRSSPEHVAAASLKRVQESLRSLEEYGKLIDPRFAESIERLRYRAYETEQQLIVPTTPGGELSAAHLMLLLPAMLPGRDLTQVAMQAIAGGVDVIQLRDKNANDHVLLEAGRIFRELTRNHGIRLIMNDRPDVAVAIEADGVHLGQDDLPIKTARRIIGPDRIVGTSTHSIEQIQQAVRDGADYVGVGPTFASTTKHFAEFTGVELLRAAGEVASIPMFAIGGIDAGNVSEVAAAGFGRVAVSGAILNADDPRQAAMNIRAALDMIE
- the rph gene encoding ribonuclease PH, encoding MRHDGRRADELRPITIQRPFDSAAPGSVLISAGQTTVLCTASIEESVPPWKKGKEPISGWVTAEYSMLPGSTAPRKARRADGRSTEIQRLIGRSLRSVVDFEALGERTIVIDCDVLRADGGTRTLSITGGFVALCAAIATLPDPLVDRPILKGSIAAISVGVVDGKPVLDLDYHEDSTADVDLNVVMTGVGTYVEVQGTAEGQAFPRGVLEAQLDLAEGGIVALTELQRHELGGSFPGA
- a CDS encoding potassium channel family protein; translated protein: MDGRLSSSSSKILLGTLLFALFCAIAVYVYVTAGWSVLDALYMVAITISTVGYGEPVDTSAQPYVRAFTTLFALVSTIATVYVIGGLVQMVAEGEFNRAMGARRMTTGIGKLSGHAIICGYGRVGQILARDLRQFGIPFVIVDLNAERLHDAEAGGDLVVIGNASEEETLQAAGIERARYLATVLPDDAANVFITLTARDLKSDIFVIARAEDPSTEKKLKRSGADRIVLPAQIGATRIASLIAHPSAESILSDDQSVDEFNNMLGTIGLSMAEIPIPLESEFAGRPLAEVEIAGGIGFLIVALHRKSDGAIIRQPEGKTILEAGDSLMVLGYNAALPKLSRRAQSDHRIRYRGAAMDNN
- a CDS encoding peptidylprolyl isomerase; the encoded protein is MNVMSRRALLLGVGCLFAIGCAGELSSEGPRPPLAEPTLTEPASGETFQALFKTTQGEFVIKVHRDWSPNGAERFHELVKSGFFDDQRFFRVVPGFMVQWGIPGDPDVAAKWADKTIRDDRVKQSNKRGFVTFAKSGAPNSRSTQIFINFGNNSRLDGDGFSPFGEVVRGMDVVDSLYSGYGENPRNMNVQGNLREFGNQWLDIQFPELDHIESARIITENGEPAESPGA
- a CDS encoding GNAT family N-acetyltransferase; the encoded protein is MSSHSSRQDAIEFDVRQATAADIASIHAFLRPFVAGGRLLERTMEELDQLVGTGFVAETEDRIVGFAALEVYSRKLAEIRSLAVSAELRGLGVGKRLVAHCVDLARDRQILEVMAITSSEEFFRGCGFDFTLPGEKKAVFHQTRGHSEVPESSSAVDPDEGRD
- the mtnA gene encoding S-methyl-5-thioribose-1-phosphate isomerase, with amino-acid sequence MAGSTTAPPRTMRWEGDIHGALRLIDQTKLPETEEYIECSTVDEVWDAIKKLKVRGAPAIGVAAAYGVVLGAQTALRDDRFRFDNRISEICEYLATSRPTAVNLFWALDRMRKVTSDCSDFPPTEMAERLLEEARAIEHEDREMCAAIGRHGAELLPTDGGVMTHCNAGGLATAGDGTALSVIFAAVTSGKPIHVYANETRPLLQGSRLTAWELMKRDVPCTLICDNMAGQVMKEGRIKAVVTGADRIAANGDAANKIGTYSVAVLAKQHDIPFYIAAPSSTFDMSLSTGDEIPIEERQSDEITMGFGKRTAPEQVNTYNPAFDVTPASLIEALITEKGIIRPVNEEEIRRVLEL